The genomic stretch CGGCGCCGAGTGCTTTGTTCCAAGTCGCGCTCGACCGGGCAGGCCGGATCGACGCGCTGGTCAACAACGCTGGCATTCTGACGCCGTCCTCGATCGACGATCCGCTTGAGGATTGGCATCGGGTCTGGCGCGAAGATCTGCAGGTCAACCTGATGGCGGCGGCTGATCTGTGCCGTGCAGCGATCCGGCATTTCCGTGAAAGTGGCGGCGGCAAGATCATCAACATGGCATCCCGCGCAGCGCAAGGCGGCTATCGGGCCGAGGCCATGTCCTACGGCGCCACCAAGGCGGCCCTGGTCAACCTTACCCAGAGCATCGCGCGCGGGTTTGGGCGTGATGGGGTTACTGCCGTTGGCATCGCACCCGGCTGGGTCAAGACAGAGATGTCGGACGCCTATATTCGCGACCACGGGGAGGCGGCAGCACTTTCCGGCATTCCCATTGGTCGCATGGCTGATCCAATGGAAATCGCCGAACTTGTAGGATTTGTCCTGCGCCCAGGGCAGGTATCGTTGTCAGGTGCGGTTCTGGACGTCAACGGCGCAAGCCAGATGAGGTAACCAGATGAAGCGTTTTGAAAACAAGGTTGCCATTGTGACCGGCGGCGCCGGTGGAATCGGCGAGGCGATTTGCAACCGCCTGGCGGCTGAGGGCGCATTGGTACGGGTCGTAGACACAAATACAGCAGCAGCCGAGGCTTTGGCACGGAAGATCGGCGGTTCGGCGCATGGCGTGAACTTGACCGATCCAGAGGCGATACACACCTTTGTCGGCGAAATCGCCGATGCCGGCATCCACGTCCTGTGTAACAATGCGGGTCTGATGCGCCGAGGCCCATTGATGGAACTGACCCCCGAAGATTGGCGCCTTTCATTTGCTGTCAACATCGACGCGCTCTTCCATATGTGCCAGGCGGTCGTGCCGGTCATGCAGCGGCAGGGCGGCGGGGCCATCGTCAACACCGCGTCGCAATGGGGTCTGCACCCAGCCCCCGGCCATATTGCCTACAACACCACAAAGGCCGCCGTTGTTGCATTTACCCAAAATCTTGCGCGCGACCATGCGCCCGACAAGATTCGCGTGAACGGCGTCGCCCCCGGCGAAGTGCGCACATCGATGCTCGAATCCAACCTGGCACGTTCGGGGCGAAGCCTCGATGATCTGAACCGCCTGGTGCCCTACGGACGTATAGGCGAGCCAGATGAAATCGCGGCGCTCGTCGCCTTTCTGGCGTCCGACGAAGCGGGTTACCTTTGTGGCTCCGTTGTGGAAATCACCGGCGCTCAGGCTGTCGCATAGGAGAACGAAATGCGTTGGAAACGATCTTTGCAAACTGTCGACGTGCATTGCGCGGGCGAAATCGGCCGGGTGATTACCGGTGGCGTTCTGAACATCCCCGGCACCACCATGGCGGAGAAGCTGGATCATCTGAACAAGGTGGATGACAGCCTGCGCCGCTTTCTTTGCTCCGAGCCGCGTTCGGGTCCGGCCGGATCGTTCTGCCTTCTGGTTCCTGCCTGTGATCCCGCTGCGGATGTCGGCCTGATCATTCTGCAACCTGACCAGGCACACGCGATGTCGGGATCAAACGCAATGTGCGCCGCGACAGCGATGCTTGAGACCGGCATGATCGCCATGTCCGAACCCGAAACCATCGTTACCTTCGACACCGCTGCCGGGTTGGTGAAGGCGACGGCGACCTGCGCGGATGGTAAGGTTACCTTTGTGTCGATTGACATGCCGCCTTCCTTTGTGGCCGGGCAAGGCACAATCGAGACCGAAGATTTCGGGCCAATTGCCTATGATCTCTGTTTTGGTGGGGTCTTCTACGCTCTCGTCGACGTCGATCAGATCGGGTTGACGATTTCTCCGGGAAACGCCCGTGATCTTGCAACCATTGGGGTCGCCCTGCGCAACCGGATCGCGGAAGTGGAACCGGCGCTGCACCCGGTGATACCGGCGCTGAACGGGCTTGCCTATGTCATGTTCCGCTCAGAAGAACCCGACGGAGCACTTCGAACCTGTACGACGCTGCGTCCGGGTCGCGCGGATCGGTCGCCCTGCGGAACCGGGTCGAATGCAAACATGGCGGTACGCCACGCGGCGGGCCGGGCGCGACCCGGCGATGCCGTTGTGTCGCGTTCAATCATCGGGGGCGAATTTCGCACCGAATTGATGGGGACTGTCGAAGTTGGTCCCTATATCGCCACGCGTAACCGGATTTCGGGCCAGTGTTGGATCTACTCGATCACACAAATCGGACTCGATCCCAGCGACCCATTTCCAAATGGTTTCATGCTTTCAGATACATGGGGGTCTGACTGAAAATCTACAATCAAATACTTCCGAGATTGGTGGAGCGATATTCATAGAAGACCTCGATTTTCTCACACCTCGCTTCAAGTCTTGCAGGCAACGTGGGCCGTGGCCGAGAGAGTTGAAACAATAGGGGAGCAATCCAACCAGTGGCGGAATTGTCCAAGACACTGATCGCCAAACTGGGAAAATTGCCAACCGCATCATGCGGGCCGCCAAGCAGTCGGGCACCAACGCGATCCACCCCGGCAACGGCCTGCTGTCCGAAAGTCCCGATTTCATCGACGACTGCGTCAAGGCCGGTACAGCCTTCATTGGCCCGCGCGCCCTGGGTGACAGGGCATGCGCCTGCAAGGAGGCCGTCGCGGCGGGCGTGCCGATCATCCCGGCGATGTGAAGGTGCTATTTGACCGGAACTGCCAGCCGGGCACCGTGAGCGTGCCGGACCAAATGGTCAAGTCCGCCACCGTCGGCCGCGCAAAAGTACAGGTCGGCAACGCCGACCGCGTTGGCGCACCAATGCCGGGCGTGGTCGCATTGGTTGCAGCGTTGGTCGACCAGCAGGTGCACAAAGACGATCTGCTGCTGACCATCAAGGCAATGAAGATGGAAAGAGGCATTTCGACCGATCGTGACGCCATTGTCAAAACGGTATGCGTCACCCCGAGTGACCAGATCAATGCCAAGGATCTTTTGAATGGACTGGAGAAAACTCGTGTAAAATTATTACATAACTTCGCTTATCAGACTCAGACTGGCAGTCAGGGCACATTCCGGACGCACACAGAAAGTGGCACAGAACTGACCAAACCGGTTCCGCCGCCCCTAGCGACCGCCCCGCACCCCGTCAGGCGGCCTTGCGGCGGCGGGTCAGCCTGGCGATCATGACGAAGAAGAACGGCACGAAGAGCACGCCGAACACCGTGGCCGCGATGGTGCCAGAAAGCACACCGCTGCCGATGGCCGTGCGCCCGCCCGACCCCGCCCCGCTGCTCAGCACCAGTGGCAGAACCCCCAGCGAAAAGGCCATGGAGGTCATGATGATCGGGCGGAATCGTTGTTTGGCCGCATCGAGCGCCGCGTCGATGATGCTCTCGCCCTGATCGCGCAGGTCGCGGGCGAACTCCACGATCAGGATGGCGTTCTTGCCCGTCAGACCGATCACCGTCAGCAAGCCGACCTGAAAGAACACACCGTTCTCGAACCCGCCCAGCCAGGCCCCGGTCAGCGCACCCAGCACGCCGATCGGCATGGCCAGCATGACCGCAAAGGGGATCGACCAGCTTTCGTAAAGGGCCGCCAGGGCAAGAAAGATCGCCGCCAGCGACAGCGCATAAAGCAGCGGGGCCTGGTTGCCCGATTCCTGCTCTTCCAGCGACAGGCCGGTCGGGGCGATGGCAAAGCCCGGCGGCAGTTGCGATGCGAGGCGCTCAAGCTCTGCCAGCCCTTCGCCCGTGCTGGTGCCGGGGGCCGGTGTGCCCTGCAACTGCATCGCGGGCACGCCGTTGTAACGGTTCACCCCCTGCGGCCCGAAGGTCCAGTCGGCGTCGGCGAAATTGGAGAATGGCACAAGGCCTCCGCTGGCATTGCGCACCCGCCATTTCTTCAGGTCCGAGGGACCCGAACGCGCCTCGGCCTCGCCCTGCACATAGACCCTCTTGATCCGGCCCTCGTCGATGAAATCGTTCACATAACGACCGGCCCAGGCGATGGTCAGCAGGTTGCCCACATCACTTGCCGATACGCCCATCGCCCCGGCACGGCGCCAGTCGATGTCGAGGTTGAACTGTGCCGCATCCTCCAGCCCACTGGGCCGGAGCGACCCGATCAGCGGGCTTTGTCCCGCCATGCCCAGAAGCTGGTTACGCGCCTCCAGAAGCTGTTCGTGCGTCTGCCCGCCGCGCGCCTGCAAGTAGAAGTCAAAGCCCGAGACGTTGCCGAGTTCGATCACCGACGGCGGGACCACCGGAAACACCATCGCGTCACGGATCTGGCTGAAGGCGCCAAAGGCCCGCCCCGCCAGGGCCTGCGCGCTTTGCTGCGGTTCCTTGCGTTCGTCCCAGTCCTTGAGCCGGACAAAGACGATACCCTGGTTCTGCCCCTGCCCGCCAAAGCTGAAGCCGACCACACCGAATACCGAATCCACGACCTCACTTTCCTGCGTGAGGTAATAATCCTCCACCTGCTTGATCACGTCCAGCGTCCGGTCGGCGGTCGCACCGGTCGGCCCCTGAACGAGGGTGAACAGGATGCCCTGATCCTCCTCCGGCAGAAAGCCCTGCGGCGTGCGCAGGAACAAGGCACCCATGGCGGCGATGATCGCGAGATAGACGATCCCGCTGAGGAACGGGTGCCGCACGATGCCGCCCACCAGGCCGGTATAGCCGCCGCGCAGCCTGTCGAACCCGCTGTTGAACCAGGCGAAGGGACCGCGTTTCCTGCCCTGACCCTTGTGTTTCAGCATCGTCGCGCACAGCGCGGGCGTCAGAGTCAGGGCCACGACCACGGACAGGGTCATGGCCGAAATGATCGTAACCGCGAACTGCTTGTAGATCACGCCGGTGGAACCGGGAAAGAAGGCCACCGGCACGAACACGGCCGACAGCACCACCGCGATACCCACGAGCGCGCCGGTGATCTGGTCCATCGACTTGCGCGTGGCCTCGACCGGGTTCAGGCCCTCCTGCTCCATGATGCGTTCGACGTTTTCGACCACGACGATGGCGTCGTCCACCAGCAGACCGATGGCCAGGACCATCGCGAGCATGGTCAGCGTATTGATCGAAAATCCAAGCAGCGCCATGACCCCGAAGGTGCCCAAAAGCACGACCGGCACGGCGAAGGTGGGGATCAGCGTCGCGCGGAAATTCTGCAAGAACAGATACATCACCAGGAACACCAGCACGATCGCCTCGACCAGGGTCTTGATCACCTCCTCGATGGAGATGGTGACGAATGGCGTCGTATCGAACGGAACGACGTAATCCACGCCTTCGGGAAAGAACTGGGCCAGCTCCTGCATCCGTTCTTCCACCGCGGTCGCCGTATCCAGCGCGTTGGCGCCGGGGGCAAGGCTGACCGCCATGCCGGTGGACGGGCCGCGGTTGTAGCGCGAGATGGTGGCGTAGCTTTCCGCGCCGATCTCGACCCGCGCGACATCGTTCACCAGCACCAGCCCGCCATCGGTTTCGGCGCGCAGCACGATCTGGCGGAAATCCTCGGGCGTGCGCAGCAGCGACTGCGCGGTAACGGTGGCGTTCAGCTGCTGGCCCTCCACCGCCGGGAGCGAGCCGAAGGCACCGGCAGAGATCTGGGCGTTTTCCGCCGAAACGGCGGCCACCACGTCCGACGGCGTCAGCTCAAACGCGGCGAGCTTGGCCGGGTCCAGCCAGATGCGCATGGCGTATTGCGCGCCAAAGACCTGAACGCTGCCCACCCCCTCGACCCGGCTGAGTTCATTGACGAGGTTGGTCGACAGATAATCGCCCAGGTCTGTTTCATCCAGCGACCCGTCCTGGGAAATCAGGGAAATCACCATCAGAAAGCCGGAGGAGGATTTCTGCACCGTAACGCCTTGGCGCTGCACGACTTCGGGCAGAAGCGCCGTGGCCTGCGACAGCTTGTTCTGAACCTGGACCTGCGCGATGTCCGGATCGGTCCCCGTCTCAAAGGTCAGGGTGACGCTGGATGTGCCCGATGAGGTCGAACTGGACGAGATGTAGCGCATCCCGTCCAGGCCCGTCATCTGCTGTTCGATCACCTGTGTGACCGTGTTGGCGACGGTTTCGGCAGAGGCGCCCGGATATACCGCATTCACCGACACGGTGGGCGGTGCGATCTGCGGATACTGCGCAACCGGCAGCGTCAGGATCGACAGAATGCCGACCCCCATGATGAAGATGGAAATGACCCATGCGAAAATGGGCCTGTCGATAAAGAAGCGTGCCATGCGCGTATCGGTTCCTGACTATTCGGAGGGCGCTGCCGCCGCGTCGGACGCGGCAGGCTGTTCCTGCGCCGCCGCATCACCACCCGCCGGTTCGTCCGGGGTGACGGTGGCGCCGGGGCTGGCCTGTTGCAGCCCCGCGACGACGATCCTGTCGCCCTCGGCCAGACCGTCGCTGACCACCCATTCGGCCCCCCTGTCCTGAAGCACGGTCAGGGGCCGCGCCTCGACCACGTTGTCGGGGCCGACAACCATCGCCAGCGGCTGGCCCCGGCGGTTGCGTGTGACCGCCTCCTGCGGGACGAGGAAGGCACCCTCGACGGCACGCGTCGGCATCTCGACCTGGACGTACATGCCGGGCAGCAGCAGCTTGTCGGGATTGTCGAAGGACATGCGCAGAACCACCACGCCGGTCTGCTCGTTCACGTCGGGCTCCGCCGCGGTCAACCGGCCCTTCTGGTCATAGACGCTGCCGTCGGCCAGCGTCAGGCTGACCTCAAGCATGGCGTCGCCCATGCGTTCGCCCAGATTGCCCCGGCGCCATTCGATGATCTCGGCGGCGGACTGGGTCACATCCACATAGACGCTGTCGATGTTGCGGATCACGGCCATAGGGTTGGCCTGACTGGCCGTCACCAGCGCGCCCTGACTGGTCAGCGACCGCCCGATCTCGCCCGACAGTCGCGCCCGGATGTTGGTCCGGTCCAGCTCGATCTCAGCCGCGTTCAACTGGGCGTGGGCCGCCTGCAGACCCGCCGCCGCCGTGTCACGCGCCGCCACCGCCTGGTCCAGCGCCGCGGTGCTGGACACATTGCGCGAGGCAAGCTCCTGCTGGCGGACCTCTTCCTTCTGCGCGGCGTTCAGTTGCGCCTGCGCCTGGGCAACCGCCGCTTCGGCCTGGGCGACCGCCGCCGCGTAGCTGGCCGGGTCGATGGTATAAAGCACATCGCCCGCCTCCACCCGGCCCCCTTCCTGAAACAGCCGGTCGGTGACGATGCCCGCGACCTGCGGACGGACCTCGGCCATCGCCGCGGCCACGACCCGTCCGGGCAGCGTGGTGGTCAGGGTCACGGTCTGCGGCTGCATGGTCTGCACAGTCACCGCCGGGGGCGGTCGGCCCTGCTGCTGTGCCGCAAGAGGAAAGGCCGCGACGGCCAGCATCATAAACAGCGGGAACAGCAGCCGCGAAGGAAGAGGCTTGGGCATGGTCGTGGGTCCTGTCAGGCAGAATGATGGATGTCTTATGATACACGAA from Sulfitobacter sp. THAF37 encodes the following:
- a CDS encoding SDR family NAD(P)-dependent oxidoreductase, whose product is MLLSSQTVLLTGSTGSIGQSIARELAREGARVVLQYRSDAARAEALAEELGNGAFALHADLSDPAAPSALFQVALDRAGRIDALVNNAGILTPSSIDDPLEDWHRVWREDLQVNLMAAADLCRAAIRHFRESGGGKIINMASRAAQGGYRAEAMSYGATKAALVNLTQSIARGFGRDGVTAVGIAPGWVKTEMSDAYIRDHGEAAALSGIPIGRMADPMEIAELVGFVLRPGQVSLSGAVLDVNGASQMR
- a CDS encoding SDR family NAD(P)-dependent oxidoreductase, with the protein product MKRFENKVAIVTGGAGGIGEAICNRLAAEGALVRVVDTNTAAAEALARKIGGSAHGVNLTDPEAIHTFVGEIADAGIHVLCNNAGLMRRGPLMELTPEDWRLSFAVNIDALFHMCQAVVPVMQRQGGGAIVNTASQWGLHPAPGHIAYNTTKAAVVAFTQNLARDHAPDKIRVNGVAPGEVRTSMLESNLARSGRSLDDLNRLVPYGRIGEPDEIAALVAFLASDEAGYLCGSVVEITGAQAVA
- a CDS encoding proline racemase family protein — encoded protein: MRWKRSLQTVDVHCAGEIGRVITGGVLNIPGTTMAEKLDHLNKVDDSLRRFLCSEPRSGPAGSFCLLVPACDPAADVGLIILQPDQAHAMSGSNAMCAATAMLETGMIAMSEPETIVTFDTAAGLVKATATCADGKVTFVSIDMPPSFVAGQGTIETEDFGPIAYDLCFGGVFYALVDVDQIGLTISPGNARDLATIGVALRNRIAEVEPALHPVIPALNGLAYVMFRSEEPDGALRTCTTLRPGRADRSPCGTGSNANMAVRHAAGRARPGDAVVSRSIIGGEFRTELMGTVEVGPYIATRNRISGQCWIYSITQIGLDPSDPFPNGFMLSDTWGSD
- a CDS encoding biotin carboxylase N-terminal domain-containing protein: MANRIMRAAKQSGTNAIHPGNGLLSESPDFIDDCVKAGTAFIGPRALGDRACACKEAVAAGVPIIPAM
- a CDS encoding biotin/lipoyl-containing protein, whose translation is MRLQGGRRGGRADHPGDVKVLFDRNCQPGTVSVPDQMVKSATVGRAKVQVGNADRVGAPMPGVVALVAALVDQQVHKDDLLLTIKAMKMERGISTDRDAIVKTVCVTPSDQINAKDLLNGLEKTRVKLLHNFAYQTQTGSQGTFRTHTESGTELTKPVPPPLATAPHPVRRPCGGGSAWRS
- a CDS encoding efflux RND transporter permease subunit — translated: MARFFIDRPIFAWVISIFIMGVGILSILTLPVAQYPQIAPPTVSVNAVYPGASAETVANTVTQVIEQQMTGLDGMRYISSSSTSSGTSSVTLTFETGTDPDIAQVQVQNKLSQATALLPEVVQRQGVTVQKSSSGFLMVISLISQDGSLDETDLGDYLSTNLVNELSRVEGVGSVQVFGAQYAMRIWLDPAKLAAFELTPSDVVAAVSAENAQISAGAFGSLPAVEGQQLNATVTAQSLLRTPEDFRQIVLRAETDGGLVLVNDVARVEIGAESYATISRYNRGPSTGMAVSLAPGANALDTATAVEERMQELAQFFPEGVDYVVPFDTTPFVTISIEEVIKTLVEAIVLVFLVMYLFLQNFRATLIPTFAVPVVLLGTFGVMALLGFSINTLTMLAMVLAIGLLVDDAIVVVENVERIMEQEGLNPVEATRKSMDQITGALVGIAVVLSAVFVPVAFFPGSTGVIYKQFAVTIISAMTLSVVVALTLTPALCATMLKHKGQGRKRGPFAWFNSGFDRLRGGYTGLVGGIVRHPFLSGIVYLAIIAAMGALFLRTPQGFLPEEDQGILFTLVQGPTGATADRTLDVIKQVEDYYLTQESEVVDSVFGVVGFSFGGQGQNQGIVFVRLKDWDERKEPQQSAQALAGRAFGAFSQIRDAMVFPVVPPSVIELGNVSGFDFYLQARGGQTHEQLLEARNQLLGMAGQSPLIGSLRPSGLEDAAQFNLDIDWRRAGAMGVSASDVGNLLTIAWAGRYVNDFIDEGRIKRVYVQGEAEARSGPSDLKKWRVRNASGGLVPFSNFADADWTFGPQGVNRYNGVPAMQLQGTPAPGTSTGEGLAELERLASQLPPGFAIAPTGLSLEEQESGNQAPLLYALSLAAIFLALAALYESWSIPFAVMLAMPIGVLGALTGAWLGGFENGVFFQVGLLTVIGLTGKNAILIVEFARDLRDQGESIIDAALDAAKQRFRPIIMTSMAFSLGVLPLVLSSGAGSGGRTAIGSGVLSGTIAATVFGVLFVPFFFVMIARLTRRRKAA
- a CDS encoding efflux RND transporter periplasmic adaptor subunit, translating into MLAVAAFPLAAQQQGRPPPAVTVQTMQPQTVTLTTTLPGRVVAAAMAEVRPQVAGIVTDRLFQEGGRVEAGDVLYTIDPASYAAAVAQAEAAVAQAQAQLNAAQKEEVRQQELASRNVSSTAALDQAVAARDTAAAGLQAAHAQLNAAEIELDRTNIRARLSGEIGRSLTSQGALVTASQANPMAVIRNIDSVYVDVTQSAAEIIEWRRGNLGERMGDAMLEVSLTLADGSVYDQKGRLTAAEPDVNEQTGVVVLRMSFDNPDKLLLPGMYVQVEMPTRAVEGAFLVPQEAVTRNRRGQPLAMVVGPDNVVEARPLTVLQDRGAEWVVSDGLAEGDRIVVAGLQQASPGATVTPDEPAGGDAAAQEQPAASDAAAAPSE